From a region of the Planctomycetota bacterium genome:
- a CDS encoding alanine--glyoxylate aminotransferase family protein: MGPGPSDVSPRVLEAMAAPTIGHLDPKFLAIMDETQELLRYVFQTQNEFTIPVSGTGSAGMETCFVNLVEPGDEVVVCVNGVFGTRMADIVRRLGGKLVKVEAEWGRAVAPEAVEKALEGRRPKLVAVVHAETSTGACTPLDDIACIASAAGALFLVDTVTSLGGMPVGVDAVGIDAVYSGTQKCLSCPPGLAPVSFSPEALKVLDGRKSPVASWYLDMTMVRQYWGGARKYHHTAPINMIYALYEALRIIAEEGLEARWARHRLHHRALVAGIEAMGLAMLVPEAERLPMLNAVRIPDGADDTRVRAALLTDFGIEIGAGLGPLAGKVWRVGLMGHASTRRNVTLFLSALESILRAEGVKVNPGGLEAAAAVYAER; the protein is encoded by the coding sequence ATGGGGCCGGGACCGAGCGACGTGTCGCCGCGCGTGCTCGAGGCGATGGCGGCTCCGACCATCGGGCACCTCGACCCGAAGTTCCTCGCCATCATGGACGAGACCCAGGAGCTTCTGCGGTACGTCTTCCAGACGCAGAACGAGTTCACCATTCCCGTCTCGGGCACGGGCAGTGCGGGGATGGAGACGTGCTTCGTCAACCTGGTGGAGCCGGGGGACGAGGTGGTGGTGTGCGTCAACGGCGTGTTCGGCACCCGCATGGCCGACATAGTGCGCCGGCTCGGCGGCAAGCTGGTCAAAGTGGAGGCCGAATGGGGCAGGGCGGTGGCGCCGGAGGCCGTCGAGAAGGCCCTCGAGGGGCGCAGGCCGAAGCTCGTGGCCGTCGTCCACGCCGAAACCTCCACGGGCGCCTGTACGCCGCTCGACGACATCGCGTGCATCGCCTCCGCGGCGGGGGCGCTCTTCCTCGTGGATACAGTGACTTCGCTGGGCGGCATGCCCGTGGGCGTGGACGCCGTGGGGATTGACGCGGTTTACAGCGGCACGCAGAAATGCCTGTCGTGCCCCCCGGGACTGGCGCCGGTCTCGTTCAGCCCCGAGGCACTGAAGGTGCTGGACGGCCGCAAGTCGCCCGTGGCGAGCTGGTATCTGGACATGACGATGGTGCGGCAGTACTGGGGCGGCGCGCGCAAGTACCATCACACGGCGCCGATCAACATGATCTACGCCCTGTATGAGGCGCTGCGCATCATCGCCGAGGAGGGCCTCGAGGCCCGATGGGCGCGCCATCGCCTCCACCATCGGGCCCTGGTGGCCGGCATCGAGGCCATGGGGCTCGCCATGTTGGTGCCCGAAGCGGAGCGGCTGCCCATGCTCAACGCCGTGCGAATCCCCGACGGGGCCGACGACACGCGCGTGCGCGCAGCACTGCTCACCGACTTTGGCATCGAGATTGGCGCGGGCCTGGGGCCGCTCGCCGGCAAGGTGTGGCGGGTGGGCCTGATGGGGCACGCCTCGACCCGCCGCAACGTCACGCTCTTCCTGTCCGCGCTCGAGTCGATCCTGCGGGCCGAGGGCGTCAAGGTCAACCCCGGAGGGCTGGAGGCCGCCGCGGCGGTCTACGCCGAACGATGA
- a CDS encoding small basic protein, giving the protein MSLHKSLASKSALKRHRNVLTRAERVKRLMDDEAWQEGQSIFSLPKVKIRRVKAGGKVKKAEKAAAAEGAAEGAAAPAADTKKAK; this is encoded by the coding sequence ATGTCGTTGCACAAGAGCCTGGCCTCGAAGTCTGCCCTGAAGCGCCATCGGAATGTGCTGACGCGTGCGGAGCGAGTCAAGCGCCTGATGGACGACGAGGCCTGGCAGGAGGGCCAATCCATCTTCAGCCTGCCGAAGGTCAAGATTCGCCGGGTCAAGGCCGGCGGCAAGGTGAAGAAGGCGGAGAAGGCCGCTGCGGCCGAAGGCGCCGCCGAGGGCGCCGCCGCCCCTGCCGCCGACACCAAGAAAGCCAAGTAG